Part of the Lycium ferocissimum isolate CSIRO_LF1 chromosome 6, AGI_CSIRO_Lferr_CH_V1, whole genome shotgun sequence genome, ACGTTAGAAAATCCTTTTGTAATTTCATTAACGGAGCTAAAGTGAAGAAGTGATGGACTTTGTATGCCTGAATTctttgagaagaaaaaaggTTCGTATTTTATTCCTCAACTTTTGATCCTGGTGTGATAAAGAGGAAAGTTGCTCGATTTTAGATGGCACACTGATCAAAAGTTTAAACACACAGTAAGGTTGCTCAATCTTAGATGGTATACTGAcatatttgacccttttactGAGCAGCTGGATTTTAGATCATCATCCAAAATCCAGACACTTCTTAATCTCTTGCATTTTGAAAACCTGCAACAGATAATAGTTATAGGCCAATTCATAACAACACCAAACTAACGAATACTCATACACGTAAAAAGGGCAACCTAATGCCCGAAGTACCCTTGTTCGTGCAGGGTTTAGGAAAGGGCTATACCTCGAAGTGTATAATATAGGCACCTACCAAAGCAGAAGAGTAGCAGctgaattcaagatttgaacCCGTGTGACCTATGGATATTGTTCTTCCTAGGCTTTCTCTCGGATAACTCAATACACCTAAACTACAAAATTCATTCTTTGAATAGACAACAACAAATTAGGCCAAAACAAAGCTTCCTACTAATGATCCTAGAACCCATAAGATATATCCCACTGGATATgatgttgtatgttgttgttgaaaataagatatatattatattagtTCAAATAAAGTGGTACATCTTCCTACTAATGATCCTAGAACCCATAATTGCtgttgggcaattcgcagaattgcccttcttttggggtggtctttaaattttgcccttcatatttgaaatgtttaaattttgcccttcggctaacacctaggttccgggttcgaacccacgcgcgatcaaaatttttaaaaaaaaaaaaaaattcgcaaggcggtttaaatttcgctatgccaaCGACGCCACACTTattaaggaattacacattttatacggaccggcatactcatgccttatgggcgatttggcataagtatgcggttagccagataactttgataattcattcaaagtTATGCCCaaggcatacttttaatgggcaaacttttatgggaCCGgtataactttgtgaaggaattcaTCAAAGTTATGCAAGATACTTGTCTTAAGTCGCcgataaggcataagtatgcgggtccgcataactttgataattccttcacaaagttatgccggtggcatactttaatgggcaaacttttatgcgggaCCGgcgtaactttgtgaaggaattatcaaagttaccgccgacccgcatacttatgccaagtacccacagcataagtatgccggtccgtaTACTTTGACAATTTTTACacaaaagtatgccgggtccggcatagcgaaatttaaacttgccttgcgaattttttttaaaattttgactgcgcgtgggttcgaacctggaacctatgggtgttagccgaagggcaaattttaaagatttcaaatatgaggggtaaaatttaaagaccaccccaaacgaagggcactccgcgcaaaaaaatgattgcTGTTTTCATCTAAAGGCCCAATAAGCAGATTGATAATCCAACAACTGAAAGGTAAGAAAGCCCATTTAAATTTGTTGAAGCAGAAGATAATGTCGGCCCATCAGCTACAGGGAAATTTGCACGAATGTCCCTATCttggagtggtctttaatttttgtccttcggtACTATAAGTAATAAAATAGTGGCTGAAAATACCCTGacatcgaaaaaaaaaaaaaaagaaattcagaTCTATGATCTAATTTCGCATGGCAAGGTATCATGGAAACTATGTTTGTTCAggcaaagttacatagaaactatgcttttttttttattttttatcactcTGCTCGGAATCGAACCCATAATCTCTAATTTCATAGACCAGCGAATAAGGATACTTTGGCCCACAAGcggagacaaaaattaaagaccagtccatatgaAGAACAATCCGCGCGAAAAATTGTTGATTCAACATGTTGGGCCACGTTTTGCTGTTTGGGCTGGATTTTCACAGGTATTTTCAGCCCATTTTTGCAGCTTCATGTGTTCCGGGAGGCAAGTTACATTCCTTTGAGTGATTTTGAGCCTGTTTGAATTGACTTATTCtaggtgcttttaagccaaaataccttttaagcacttttgtagcgttttaattaaaaaaaaaaaaattaagcatttatttttaaattaaaatagcaAAAATACGTCAAAAGCTAAAAGCCATAAACCCATTTAAACATGGTCTTTATAAGACAAAAGCCCAAAATGTAACTTTATTGATACTTCCCTCCATTCCGAATATAGTGAATGGGGTTGTTAGCTAGCAATAATAACTTGATCGAAAAAATGTAATCTATATTAATGTTAATCATAAGCAAGGAAGTGGAGAGTAGAATACAAGTGCAACCAGCAATTTAAAAAACTCAACTGTATGTAACAGACCACCACCACCCTGAAATCAATCAAGAAGTGACTCACCTGATCAACATCCATCTGCTCTGTACTATTAAGATTAAACTTTTGTGTTGCTAATagaaatttgattaaaaagATTGATTCCCTGAAATTGGTTGGTTGTTTAGCCAGAAAGCAGAAGAGAGTTAGGAGGTAGCATCAGCACAAGCAAAGAAAgcataataagtggtgtttttagcttatgcacactccttaagaaattattttactcctagaaaattatgaatgtttttactaacttacccctaattactgtctagaaaaagaaaagctatttaatttaatgattcttgattataaataagggtaagtttgaaaaaaataagattaatttctTCTTTAAATTCTAAAATACCATTTATTTTGCAACAAAATGAAAAACCTAAAACATCACTTAtagaatggagggagtatcaaTAAAGTTACCTCACACGATTTAAAATCTTCCTTCACTTCTCAGCTCCACCACACTCTCTTGAGCCGTGGAGTAGGTGAACCGTGCTCTTATAATATATGCAAAATAGTATAATATCCTCCAGTAAGTTATAGTAATTCAAATTTTAGCGTCACTAGTTCAAATCCGATGACTTTTTATTTATCAGAACTATCAGACCTTTCCATGTAGATAGTAATCTATGAtgacaatcttttttttttttttttaaataatggtGGTGTTTAAGTTAATTTGCAAGCACTTCAACTATTTTACCAAGTATTTTCTGCATCCCACCGATACAGGTGCGGGTTATTCTGTCCATTAAAGCTTAAGCATGTGAAAAAAATCACCTCATACTTTTTGTCTCGAATTTAAATCTTGAGCATCAAATGTGTATCTAATATCTaaaatttatgagtttatataaCGACTTCAAATTAATAAGAGTATATGATAACAATTAAGTtcacaatcaaatatttaatcAGTGATCATCTGTAACTCACTAATTAACTTTAGTTAATTCAAATGGTAACATTAAAGACTATACTACTTCTTTACCTAACCTATTGAGGCATAGCCTAAACCTAACCTATTGCGGCATAGCCTAAGGAAAAGAGAGAATCTTTTGTCATacaaaatcttaaaatattgaaagGTTCTTTAATACTGTATTCATTTCATTAAAAGACCAACCAAACTGAACTTTAGAAATAATACAAAATCGTATACTCCAGAAGAATTAATCTAAATATCGCAAACCCAACCGCTTAAACTGAAAAAGGCCTGATCAACTATTAGTGCAAAGGTCCCTATTTTCTGCTGGAGTATGTTTGGTGGAATAATTTCTTAGCATTTTGGTGTTTGTTATCATTCAGTGTACTTGTCCGATGGGAGAAATGGTTTTGTAGCcctttacaaattttttttttttttttttgctttatgaTATATTTACAAGAGATCTTTTTAATGGGTCAAATAGttggaattttttatttttatttttgttgttttgagtGGTGGTGAGATTTGAACTCATGACATCTTGTTTGCGCTGATACTACATTGAATTGTGAAACTTTTAAACGAGATCGTCACACAACtcaacacataacaacaacaagaacaacaacaacccagtgaaatcccacaacgtgaggttTGGGGaggtagagtgtacgcatacctgactcctaccaaggtaggatgactgtttccgaaagaccctcggctcaatagaaagcataaaagcataaaagaggtcagataaggccaagagattcaaagcgatatggaaatgcaaataactaaagcgactaagccatgatgaagcCGGTTTGTAAAGGAGCATTGgctatcacagataaaataagataatcaaagtacaggaTAACAAatagtagcagaaatcaaagcacaagaacttatatcgcgataatgtgactactaatatgaaaggataaacgttactatctactagccttctaccctaatctgagtcctccataccctcctatctaaggtcatgtcctcggtaagtcAGAATTGCGCtatatcctgtctaatcacctctccccaatacttcttcggcctacccctacctcttctgaaaccatccatggccaacctctcacacttCCGCACTGGgtcatctgtgtctctcctcttcacatgtccaaaccatctcagtctcgtttcccgcatcttgtcttccaccgaggccactcctACCTTATCCCGgatagcctcattcctaatcctatcacTCCTGGTGTgtccacacatccatctcaacattctcatctcggcaactttcatcttttgaacgtgagagatcttaactggccaacactccgccccatacaacatagtcggtctaaccaccactttgtagaattTCTAGGTCTTCTAGAATTTCTGCCTTTTACGTAGCTAGCAATATGATCCTTGATAGGGGAGTCCGGTGGTGGCTATGGGGTACGGTTCACCTGAATCCCCTAGCTGAAATATTACTCTATATacaaggttaattttttttcttttatatatatatagtaaatgttGAACCCCTTGGCTTCTTCAtttatttacttctttatatttttgaaccccttaATGAAAATCCTGGCTTCGCCGCTGATTCTCGACACACCCCTCACTTTCACCTGGTAGATAAAGGTCAGGTGCATTGAGAACCAACCTCCAGTTGAGGTGGTTCTGGGAAAACATGTCTTCTTGAGTGTTGGAGATCATTTCTTGAACaacaaatcacaacaaatcaCAGTGACATTAGACCATTACTCAGCCAATAGAATTTTGGTTACAAGAGATTAAGTTACAATGACCTCTAATTTTTACAAATTATTGTGTATTTGCCCCTATCCCtgcatatttttattgcaaCAGGTCTATATTGTAATTGTCATGCATTTTTGAGAGGGATTATTGTATGAAGTAAACCGTTCTATCGGAAAATATTGTTCATAATTACACCATTTTATGACGGTTGTCACATAGATCATATCTTAAACCAAAATTGCAGAAATAAACTACTTAAAAGTGCAAATAGATCAAGTGATACGTCATATCTCATCCTTTCAAATATTACTATCAATCTTTTGGACTCTACTTGTTATCCAAATTGTATCTGTCATGCATCCCACATTATACTTGCTTATCAATAAACATTGGAAAATCTGATTTAGTAAATAGTTTTTCAAACTAAAACGGTCTAGAGCATATTAAACGCCTTTTGTCGAAAGAATTGTGCGAATATTAATGTAGTTAGTCAAAATTCTTAGCttctttcatttaatttttggtgaattCATACCCTAAGGTTAGAAAATTCTTTGGTGTTGTGCTTTTCATTAATAGAGCTTTATTAATGAAAATGGACTTTAcatgcagtggcggagccagaattcccttttagggggttcaaaatataaaaaagtaaacatacgaataAGCCTAAGGGGCGttcaatatctactatatatacataaaaaataattttaaccttgtaaaaacagtggttttttccgccgagggggttcggatgaacaccctcagcatagtgtggctccgccactgtttACATGTCTAAATTCTTCGAGTTTGTTTTTTCGTATTTACTCTTGGATTGTGGTGTGAAGTTATCCTTATGTTGGAGTTCTGTGAAGGGTCAaggcaaaaattttaaaaaattcctaACGGTGGGGGTGACACTAGATTAGAAGTTTAACACAAAGTAAAATTTCGATGATAGATCATCACAAAAAATCCAGATTAAAAGCTGATTTCATGGCTCAAACAAGAGTCTACTTTATTGTCGCTCCGAGGCTTCCTTGGGATAACTCATACATTCTAAACTACAAAATTCATTCTTtgataagacaaaaaaaaataaggccaaaaCAAAGCCAACGTATTAATATATTAGTTCAAATAAAGTGGTACATCTTCCTACTAATAATCCTACTTAATAGAGTCCATAACtcataattgttttttttttcatctaaaGGCCCAATAAGCATAAGAAGATTGATAATCCAACAACCAGAAGGTATGAAAGCCCATTTAAATTTGTTGATGCAGAAGGTAATGTCGGCCCATCAGCTACAGCCATTGATCCAACATTTTGGGCCGTGTTTTGCTCTTTGGGCTGGATATTAACAGGTATTTTAAGCCCATTTTTGCAGCTCTTCGTGTTCCCGCTAGCGAAGTACCTGATTCCTTCTCCTTCGAGTGATATCGTATCCAAGCCGTCCGTGTACATCTTGATCGGGTTCGTTACATCACACGATGTAAAATCTTCCTCGCTTCTAAGCTCCACCAAACTCTCCTGAGCTGCGGAGTAGGTGAACCCTGTTCATATAATACGTTAATCTTATATGAATCTTTCAATTTGTGAACAGTTATAGTTACAACTATTACTACGTTTCAATCTAAAACAAACTTATGGTCGACTATACAAATTTTCAATGATGATGTTTTCTCCATTTAAGAGAACCATtgaatgtcaaaaaaaaaaaaaattgtcataaTTCAAATTCTTATATCATGAGCTTGaatttcaacaatttcataACTACCATTATTGAACATTTTTTACTACCCATAAACTAGTTATACGATAGTAAATCCTAATATGATGATTTAATACAGTTAAACCCTAACAAACTAATTTAGTTACGCTTGTTTGCCCAAGGGAAAAAGTATCAGCACAAATCGCCAATAGATGGGGTATTTAAATGGTTTTAAACAATTCACCTTATGAGCTAGCTTTTAAATTGAGTTAGATCCAAAGCTTTGCCATAGTATTGGAATCCAACGCCAAATCTATCTTAATTCTTGATTTACGTGATGTTTGACTCACATATTATATTATTCACGATGTAGATGTTCAATCCTAAACGTTCAAAGTATCAAAGTCAAACGGTGGCTATAGATGAGGTGTTTGATCTATTATTCACTTGAATTTAGTTAGAGGGTTGAATTCCTAAAAAGAGCGTCAAAAAATTATTTGGCACATTGAGTGGTAACTATATACTATAAAATGTggggaaattattattattattttttaacccCACCCGCAAAAGCTTCCCACTTTTTGTCCCTTGGTGCTCACAACCTTTAGTTTGGAGATGAAGGACGCTTACCCATTCGAGCAACCTCCCTCTTGTCTGTGGGGAAATTATTAGAGGTCAatcaaaagagtttgttttctttaattaaagTACATCGAGAGATTGATATTTGAGCCGAAGAATACTTTACGAGTTTTATTTAATGCTCACCAAGTCACAAATTTCGAAGTACACGAACAAATAGTACACTTAAAGTTCACGTGATTTTGAACACTAACATTTA contains:
- the LOC132058811 gene encoding uclacyanin 1-like, with translation MGAMKLLVVAIVFTAATVAGAQVHHVVGEDRGWDPSTNVASWSSNRVFRVGDKIWFTYSAAQESLVELRSEEDFTSCDVTNPIKMYTDGLDTISLEGEGIRYFASGNTKSCKNGLKIPVNIQPKEQNTAQNVGSMAVADGPTLPSASTNLNGLSYLLVVGLSIFLCLLGL